A stretch of DNA from Cannabis sativa cultivar Pink pepper isolate KNU-18-1 chromosome X, ASM2916894v1, whole genome shotgun sequence:
ATCCTTAGTTAACCCTCTTGAGCCTAAACTTGTTTTGTTCTTCACCTGTTGGAACCGAAATATGTATCCACACTGTTAATTTTGTCCTCACTATTTTAtcaatgatatcataagctatataattagtttgggggagcaaaatacatggtgtgagagaagatagaaaaaaaaaacttgcaaGATTGAGAAAAAAGAGATAAGTTGTAAGATCAatatcactgaaaaaaaaaaaaaaccatgattcaagaaaaataataaaattcagtgatgttgggaaaagaaaaaaatttctcAATCATGGTTAGTTGTGGGAACACTTTGGGAAATCTGAAGTTaaaagaagcttgtgggttattTGTTGTGCTTATGACatctttagcaaaaaaaaaaaaaaaattgtttttcctTTTCCAAATATCTAAGCCATACTTTATAAACCTCAAAAAGTCCTATTGATTCCGAAAGgatgttgtcaacattagtggagagaggtaagcatgcaagcatatGAGTTATCGGGTAGTGGAAtggttggaaagagtaaaaccatTATAACATTGTTTTGAGCGTCAAGTCATCTTGTGTTTGTGCAGTATGTGACAAACTaagcatctaaattaattgttagagttggtggaattgaaattctagtttgagcAATAGAAGAGAACAACACATGAGGCAGTAGTAGCGTAGTTAGTAGATTAGTAGTTAGTAGTAtttatcttactcgagggcgagtaagaatctagtttgggggaatttgttaggctaaaattagtctaagtttcgggtcgtatttttggttagttttcactctttgtttctagttttaggactattttacgcttgattcttttgtttcaggtcctcgggtgtttaaagaaagtatttacaagaattgaggacaagtggtgaaagaattgagaagaaaaatcaaaaaaatatgttgctgccaaatcccgtcgcgacgggcaatatcccagtcgcgacgggaactggcagaaagaTTTTCAAGAAATCGCTGCTtacccccgtcgcgacgggagcattctcagtcgcgacggggaccccaatgacgggatttttgggcagtttcgtaatttcacgaatttttaagttgagacttggtttaaatagtgagagttcgtgaaaattagggagtattcagaattggaaccctagaaacaaaggaggaggctagaagagcggctggtggcgacccggatcaattgcttcaactagttctttctcttctctttaatttttctatgttcttttctatttcaatgttaattatggatttgattatggatgttttgaactaaactcctatttagggagaatgatgaatgttgtttaagtttttcctagttaatgaataattgccattcctccatcttgattgtgaacactattcatatttgtgtttaatttccatgtgcaagattgatcaccttttacatgttttatgatctcaattcaaaatctgaaaagtgagaattgagaatgctaaaattggatagtctaggttttgatgtgaaacgaaagtatttacatagcctttgtgacatttagattattgcttaatgctgatttcatgttggtttaattaagagattaattagagagcatgagatttagaacctagaagatctgaaaagagctaggttaattcataatctgtcattcacttcaagagaaggatagcatttaaacattaacattggtaacttaacaacaggattcgtctccctattttcttatcttgattaatcttccttttgttagttttaattttctgaattgttttatttaattcataaacagcattcttttaccagatagaatcaatagtataatttagtagtaattagtccaattccctgtggttcgacctcacctgtgtgagtgtactacttgattgcgtatacttgcgtagtgattataaattgagcaacaagtttttggcgctgAATTCTTAAgtgaattgtttaaagattgatattacataaaattatactaacttctactttggttaattatttttgcttacttctaatctgtttcttttagattaaattttgtaatattattaaaaattaaattttgttctaatttggtttttctttttagttttagtattaattttgtggTTTCGAATTTTTATCTTCTAATTactaaattagttttatttttattattttttttttttattttactaatgttgtacttatgagtttgacctgcaagataaatccagatgctatatcttgaggattttgcccaacaacacaatgaaccattctattctgcttggaggagatttaaagagcttggaaagagatgttatcccactttctcaagtggatgttttacgtggctcttttataatggacttaatgatgaaacaagaagctgggtGGATTATGGAGCGAGGGTTCTTGGAGAGCCTTTGTTAAGGAGAGGCCATGAAGCAATAAATTtgttgaatgatatggcagattttgattatgatTGGCATTGGAATCCATCACTTCAAGGTTGGAGTCATCAATACCCTCCTTATTGTCCAAACTCACCCCAACCAATTGAAGAAGAGGAGGATATACTATCACTTCCAAAAGAGATTAATCGATTGGCGGACATGgtaaaagctctatgtgataatTTAATGGCGCAGGATTCAGAGAGTTTTAAGGATAATAACTCAaataatgaaagttatgagagttgtttgAATATAATAGAAGCACCATCAGATGAATACATAGAAGAGACTGAGCCTagaattgaagagaaagaatCCTTTAAAGTGGTTGAAAATTTGGATACATTGGAAGCTTGCTCAACAAATGATGAACTCAATTTGGTGAATGAAGAAACATCCATCCTCAATGATGAAATTATTGAAGATCAAATCACAGTCAAGGATGTGGATGGTCATGAGGAAACTGAACAACCAATTGAGAGGTTATTTGAGAAAAGCAAGAAAGAGGTGCCATTGGTGGTAGAAGAATCACTTGTAGTTGTTGATTTGAGGTTGTCAACACCACTATATTATGAACCACCAATGGACCCTTATTTTTCACTAATGTCGCATTCTCCATATTGTATTCTCTTCGAGTTaccaaaggcttctccccaagcacatcatccaaagtcttatgctgttggtgctgacttttgttcaaactcatcgcttgccaagcttgaaggcgagtacaacaataatttttgttgattttaaaattttattgcatatttccttttatgtctttTAATGCAAATTATATCATCTTTGATTCTTTGTATCTTTTTGGAATTTCATCAGTtactttgattttttattttttgcatcAGCTTTTGTTGACGTTTGAACCCTTGAACTCGGACACACTCACTGTCAGTTTTGACAGTTAACCAACTCCCTTATTAACTAACTTAACAGACTTGacaatttgttagttaaatgTTCTACCCGAGTGCTTATATATTTACCTCATACTTGTGTATGTTCAAGACAGAAATAGAGAGAGTTTAGAGAGGAATTTCAGAGCGTGTTTAAGAGTTGTAAATGGCCTCTCATGTATTTGATTGAGAGTGTCACTAGTGAGACATATTGTAAGGAGCAAGACTCCATTGAGTGAAGGGTTCCCTGTTTTTGTAACCTCTGTTCAGACCAATAAAGATCATCTCCTCAACCAATTAAAGGTTGCTTTCTCCCGTGAATTAAGCTCATGATCATCCTGATTGTATAGCCCAACCACATAAGTTCTTGGTGTTGTTTTATGCTTTCATtagttgttattgttgttggTTTATGTTACTGGTTTGTTCAATTACTAATCTTGATGATTATGTTATGTTTTTAGTGTTGTGTTTGTTCTTGTTTGGAGTTTGAGACTTTATAAATTGGTATCCGAACTTTTCTCAGCAATTTAAGAATCAAAACTGTTCTTCAAGGAACTCACCAAGAAGATCAAGAATGTCGAGCTCGAAGTTTGAGATTGATAAGTTCAATGGTGCTAATGATTTTGGCCTGTGATTGTTGGTCCATCAAAGTGCTTCAGATGCCTTGGATATAGAAGCTCCAACAGCCATTGATGTTCAAAGCAAAGAATAATGTTTAAGCATCCATGGAAAATACGATAATCAAAGGATGTTCAAAGCAAAGAATAATATTTAGGCATCCATGGAAAAATCAACTAAATCAAGTGGAATAGCAAGAATAGAAAGCTTACCCAATATAAGAAAACGATGAGGAAGAATGTGAGAAGCTTGGATCGTCAAAACGACGCAAATGTCCTAAGAGAATAGTGCTTGATGGGTTCGACCCTCTATAGAGAATGAGGAGCTTCTTCAAATGACAATTTCTAGTGAGAGAAGTGATATGTAAAAAGTGAAAAAGGGTTTTCCCCCTAAAAAAATCACTTATATAGAACATGTGGGACCCTTTCTTCACTTACTCCACCTCCACAAAAAAGAGACAATTAAAGCAGTTAGTTTACTACAACAAATAAGATCAGACAGTTAAGACAAAGTATTTCAAAAGGCTAAAAATGCAATAACTTCTATTCAATAAATGCTAGAGCAATCCTAAACTGCATCAATCTAATTGACAAGTCCCTATCCGTACAGATCTCTACACAGGGACTTGGGGCAAatgttattataatttttacccACCTAATGTGGCAGTGCTTACATGGACAAAATTTATGCCACGTGACAGTACAACTCACCAATAAAAAGGCCAAGTTAGTACCTAAGCAAACGGGGACCCTGACACTCAAACGGAACATCAAGTAATAGACCAGCTTCCTCACAGAAGCTGGTTGGCCATCCCTGGCTGGCCCTATGCCCGGCCAGTCTTTGggctacaccatggccggccagccTACTCCTTGCATGTGTCTGGCCGGCCAAGAGAAGGCCTGCAAGATTTCTTGTGTAACTCTACACGTGGACTGAAAGATTTGGGCTGGGAATTGGGCCTTAAAAGCTTAATAAAATAGATGAATAATACCTATGTTTAAGGGAATTTTGGTCttttgtaattaataaattaaaatgtacAAATATCCTAGAGTTTCTATTGTAAATTAGAGTTTAGGCATATAAAAGCCTTAACTTTAATCTAGAAAATCCTAAGTCATTAAGCCTGATACTAGCCTCCAAGTGATAAAGTTCTAACCCTAAGtctgataactctcttcctcACACGCCCATACAAGCACTCTCAACACTTGAGATTTGCTAATCCTAATTCCTACTTTGTGTCCTCAAGGGTGCTATATCATATCCCACATATAACTATCTCTGAATAGTATTAACCCTTagtatcaatacaactaaaagagAAGTAGGTCATTACCTGCTATCAAAGGGGGTCGAACCTCTACAACAATTTTGTGTGTTctttattttctaattctaattgTGTAACACGTGGCAAACATCACATCCATATGACCTTGCTGTTGGTTGACCACATTTCAAGGTCAACAGCACGATTGGACCTCGTCAATATTTTGCAAATGAGTCGGTATGCTTCTTCACGATCAGCTCGACTTACACTACAAATAGAAAAACCCCTGCTCCCTCTACTTATTTAACTATCAACCTGAGTAGAGCGAGAGCCAACAATTGTAACCTCTGACAAGTAGTCTAAGTAGAGTTCAATTGTCTCTTCAACGATGTATGATTCAACAATACAACCTCTGATAaatgtttaaattatttatatttatcaaaatataattttggtaaaattaattatctaataaattaaataatttaggtCAATACCTCAATGTCATGTTCAAATTCCAGTTCttattgtttatatataatatggtGGGGACGAGCACTCAAATAACTTGTGGCataaatatgtataatattTAGACATACATTGTGTGCGTGTGCATGACATTTGCTTGCTTTTATAGCTCAGATATTTATTATGTTGTTACGAGGTTTTCTTTCCCAGTTCACATGATGTTGTTGTTGCTTTTGAACATTTCTAGATGAGATAGATAACAAGTTTGTGTTAAGTACAAGTGTAGTACTACCACTTGCTTTTCCGAACTATACTAATTAAAGTAGAGAGAAGAAAGGAAACTAAAGATATTTCACCCATCatgtaaaagaaaatatatataatagataaGGGCATAATTTTCTGTACTAATTAATTTGCATTTtgaatgacaaaaaaaaaatccttgcTCTACGAAGGTTTTCATACCACCTTTAATTAATTTATGGTGGATATAATTACCCTCTTAGAAAGCACAGCATGAAATCAAACGAACAagagatttaaaattaataatgagCTGTACTTAAACTATAGCCTTCAAATTATACttaaataacaatatataaGACCAAGTCATATAATAGGTAATAGCCACTCACTTTTCTTCCAACGCCCGGTTAGAAAGTTCCAAGAGAGAAGTAATTTATTTACAGCTATTgggttattttagtttttttttccttcttcatCATTCTAAAGAACCACCAATTTTTGCAGTTTAGTCCTTACAAATTCAGAATATTGGCTAATGGGGTCATGTTTTGAAGCCAAGGACTATTCAACTGTGTCCAAAACTGTTCTTGGGTCCAATCCAGGCTCAATTTTGGAACTTGTAACTCAGGCAACTTGTCCAGCTTGTAACCATATGGTACTTGCAAAGATGCAGTGGTAAAGGAGGCATTATAATTATCTACTACTGCTGTTGCTGATCCTACAACTTCTTCTACTTCTTTCTTCAACACCAAGTCATTTGCGGCCATTAATGGTGGTTGGAATTGGATTAGCTCTTCATGTGGGCTACAAAACGAAAAGGTGTCCATTGGAGAGGCTGGAGAATTATGCTCATTCTGAaagtttttctcttcttccaTTTGTACCCTCTGTTCTAGTACTTTCAATGAAGTGGCCTTCCTATATACTTTGCACAAAACTATGTCCTGCGTTATTTAAACCAAattaatatcttaattaattacctataaaaaaaaatgtgaccaTATATAGCTAGCAATTATTATAAGATTTTCTCATTTTGATAAttggaaaaataattatatattaactaaatttatatatataaaaaaattggcTAAGTTAGTACACTGACACTATTAGTACGTTTTAGAGATAACTCTTATGCATATTGGAAGGTTCTAGGCAATTTTAGCATTTAAAAAAAACGTATGCATAtgtactttattattattatattattattattttctttctttggaATTTTGCATGTGAAGATTCCTTGAATTTTCTCAAACGTAAACTTTACAAGTCAAgtatatatatgtgaaatcaCTTATAATTTCTATTGTTTGTATTTGATCCTTTCTTgtgtatatatgtaattatgATTGATATATGGTAAGAGATAAAGGGGAAAAAAAGTAAAGTAGTAATTAACTACCTTAGAGAGTTTGCAGTTATCAGGCAAACGATACTCATTCATGACCCAATCAGTCTTGGTTCCTCTAGGAGCTCTGCCCTTGTAAAAAACAAGAGTTTTTCTTAAACCAATCACCCTTTTGGGCTCTGATAAACTCACAATCCGACGGTCAGAACCCGTTGCTTTCCAAAACCCTCTTTCAGTGGTCCGGTTAGGCCTTCCACCACTTCCATGCTTTCTATCTCTTGGCACAAAAAAATACCATTCTCTTTCTCCAAGCTTCGCCTTTTCTATATATGtcaaagaaaaacaaacatatcccacattattatattataaccaTAATAACAAAATGTTGATAACAAAAAGGtaataattatgtatatattgtACCGGGCAAGACCCAAGGATCAAAGAGATAGATATTGAGAGAGCCAATTATGTCAAAACTCATTTTCCCAGACACCATATTCTTGAGATAAAAATCTAAAAGCTCCTCTTCAGTGGGATGAAACCGAAAGCCAGGAAGGTCAAGTGGTATTACATCAGGATCCATGGAGTTGATGGCCATTTAATTATTAAAGTGCTAATTATTTGATGATGAGTAATGTattggttttggttttggttttggtgATCAGTATATAGTTGGATGCATATATTTATGTTTGTAGCTTAAGAGAAAATGAAAAATGGGATGGGATAAAAAAGTGAGGACGATGTAGGAGATTTTATAATAAGCCATGGTTGTGACCAAGTCATGACCAAACATATGGGGGGCAGAAAAGTCTGTCCAATATTGGAAGTGTGTGATATGTGGGGACCCCATGATAGTGAAGCCTACGCGTCTTGACGTAGAAAAAACCAACTATAATATTATATGGACAAATATATATTATGGGATATGATTTTACTTTCAGTGATTCTAATCCGTGATGCACGGCAGTCGTCAGATGAGAGAATTATTTGATCTGACGATTGAGATTGATCTAGAGGTAATTAGgattaaaaagtagaaacgtaccctgacactcatttaatatAACCTGAGactcatctaatgtaccacagaATACAtttcgtgaaagtacatcacgagaCAAAATCATaccctatatattatatatatttaacaacAGTTACCAATTTTGTGCCTATTATCAATTTTCCCTTCAAAATTCTcccaattatataaatatatttttttttttttataaattttacttttctGTAAGATTTTGTCTCATTATTTGCTTGTATGTCTTTATAAAT
This window harbors:
- the LOC115703936 gene encoding NAC domain-containing protein 6, which codes for MAINSMDPDVIPLDLPGFRFHPTEEELLDFYLKNMVSGKMSFDIIGSLNIYLFDPWVLPEKAKLGEREWYFFVPRDRKHGSGGRPNRTTERGFWKATGSDRRIVSLSEPKRVIGLRKTLVFYKGRAPRGTKTDWVMNEYRLPDNCKLSKDIVLCKVYRKATSLKVLEQRVQMEEEKNFQNEHNSPASPMDTFSFCSPHEELIQFQPPLMAANDLVLKKEVEEVVGSATAVVDNYNASFTTASLQVPYGYKLDKLPELQVPKLSLDWTQEQFWTQLNSPWLQNMTPLANILNL